A DNA window from Paenibacillus sp. HWE-109 contains the following coding sequences:
- a CDS encoding ABC transporter substrate-binding protein, which produces MKPFKLTSQLVAKRPVVMSLSLIMMTSMLAACGSTSTPVSTSSQAPASPSGATTSASPAATTAASTAPKAAVPATVVLNWFAEPEHGGNFAASAKGYYKEAGFDMTLMPGGPSVSSTQIVASGKAQFGMANGDDILVARQEGIPIVAIATSMQKSPQALFYHKDSGIKDFSDLNGHKVYVASTASFWQFMKKKYKLDSAQEMKYTGQLVNFVSDKNALTQGYVTSEPFTLEQQKVEFGTLLNADSGYNIYAGVYFTTEKMIAEHPDQVKAFVEATVKGWDYYKDHSEEINPSIKEKNPDMGLDMMKYSATKEMDFVFGGDAATMGTGIMTKERWSEVQKQLVDVGILKSAESIDKVFTTQFLPKK; this is translated from the coding sequence ATGAAACCATTCAAACTTACGAGTCAGCTTGTCGCGAAACGCCCGGTCGTAATGTCTCTCAGCTTAATTATGATGACAAGTATGCTAGCCGCATGCGGCAGCACAAGTACACCGGTTTCAACGTCATCCCAAGCTCCCGCTTCACCATCAGGAGCGACGACTTCCGCATCTCCGGCAGCAACAACGGCTGCATCAACAGCGCCCAAAGCTGCAGTGCCGGCTACTGTTGTCCTAAACTGGTTCGCAGAACCGGAACACGGCGGAAACTTTGCAGCTTCGGCCAAAGGGTATTACAAAGAAGCCGGCTTCGACATGACGCTTATGCCAGGTGGTCCATCGGTTTCATCTACACAAATTGTTGCATCCGGCAAGGCGCAATTCGGTATGGCAAATGGCGATGATATCTTGGTTGCCAGACAAGAGGGTATTCCGATTGTCGCAATCGCAACGTCGATGCAGAAGAGCCCGCAAGCATTGTTTTACCATAAAGATTCTGGGATCAAAGATTTCTCCGATCTGAATGGACACAAGGTCTATGTCGCCTCGACAGCCAGCTTCTGGCAGTTCATGAAGAAGAAATATAAATTAGACAGCGCCCAAGAAATGAAATATACAGGTCAATTAGTCAATTTCGTCAGTGATAAAAATGCCCTCACACAAGGATATGTAACAAGCGAGCCATTCACGTTGGAACAACAAAAAGTCGAATTCGGCACGCTGCTTAATGCAGATTCCGGCTATAACATCTATGCGGGTGTGTACTTCACAACCGAGAAAATGATTGCCGAGCACCCAGACCAAGTCAAAGCTTTCGTTGAAGCTACCGTTAAGGGCTGGGATTATTACAAAGATCACTCCGAAGAAATCAATCCCAGCATTAAAGAAAAGAATCCGGACATGGGCTTGGATATGATGAAATACAGCGCGACCAAAGAAATGGACTTCGTATTTGGCGGTGACGCAGCGACCATGGGCACGGGCATTATGACCAAAGAGCGTTGGTCTGAAGTACAGAAACAGCTAGTGGATGTAGGTATACTGAAAAGCGCAGAGAGCATTGATAAAGTGTTCACAACACAATTCCTACCGAAAAAATAA
- a CDS encoding Lrp/AsnC family transcriptional regulator, protein MLDLPHLDQVDQEIIRLLHENGRMSYAKIGETLNLSRVAIQKRVENLIEQDVIENFTIRLNATKLGKVVSAFFEVEVEPRFAEEVGNALSEDANVISIYQMTGSSSLHMHALLKDDAALEDFLYQNIYKLKGVVRVNTQVVIKRFKQGTGLEL, encoded by the coding sequence ATGTTAGACCTCCCTCACCTCGATCAAGTCGATCAAGAAATCATTAGACTACTGCATGAAAATGGGCGAATGTCTTATGCCAAAATTGGGGAAACCCTTAATTTATCCCGCGTCGCCATCCAAAAGAGAGTTGAAAACCTGATCGAACAGGATGTGATCGAGAACTTTACGATTCGCTTGAACGCGACAAAATTAGGAAAAGTGGTCAGCGCCTTCTTCGAAGTGGAAGTGGAGCCGCGGTTTGCCGAAGAAGTTGGAAATGCACTTTCGGAGGATGCCAATGTCATCAGTATCTATCAAATGACAGGCTCCAGCTCCTTGCACATGCACGCTTTACTGAAAGATGATGCTGCTCTGGAAGATTTTCTCTATCAAAACATCTATAAATTAAAAGGGGTTGTACGCGTCAACACACAAGTCGTAATTAAACGCTTTAAACAAGGAACCGGGTTGGAACTTTGA
- a CDS encoding aromatic ring-hydroxylating dioxygenase subunit alpha has translation MALERLHDPVLENDWHAVYLASELKEQPVGVIILGERVAIYRSSQGVHAMQDLCVHRGAMLSKGWVKDDTLVCPYHGWQYDSSGQCVCIPAQPKGEKIPARAKAQVFACEEKYGFVWVCIGEPAAPLPHFEEFANPLYRPLPCGPYKVAAAGTRVIENFTDFAHLMFVHQNLLGHPDYAELPDFEVVKEKERIYIEQIPIFQPVAHSGSDKSEGTTYVYRKEVYRPLSARLSKADPSNGQTLWIMLTVLPVAAEECVVFMMVSRNYAYEVDDANFIHFQDIVFDQDAKVIETQKPELLPLDLQVELNHKVDRFSIAYRRWLRELGVKVGTI, from the coding sequence ATGGCATTAGAGCGTCTGCATGATCCGGTTCTTGAAAATGATTGGCACGCCGTATATTTGGCATCTGAACTGAAAGAACAACCTGTGGGAGTTATTATTCTCGGTGAACGAGTTGCGATCTACCGGTCCAGCCAAGGTGTTCATGCGATGCAAGATCTCTGCGTTCACCGTGGGGCTATGCTCTCGAAGGGATGGGTCAAGGATGACACGCTGGTCTGTCCTTATCACGGGTGGCAGTATGATTCATCGGGTCAATGTGTTTGTATTCCTGCACAGCCCAAGGGGGAGAAAATTCCGGCCAGAGCCAAAGCGCAAGTGTTTGCCTGCGAGGAGAAGTACGGCTTCGTTTGGGTATGTATAGGTGAGCCAGCGGCACCTTTGCCTCATTTCGAAGAGTTTGCTAATCCTCTCTATCGTCCATTGCCCTGTGGTCCTTACAAAGTGGCTGCTGCAGGAACGAGAGTGATCGAAAATTTCACCGATTTCGCTCATTTAATGTTCGTGCATCAGAATCTGCTTGGACACCCGGATTATGCAGAGCTGCCTGATTTTGAAGTCGTGAAAGAGAAAGAACGGATCTATATCGAGCAAATTCCTATCTTTCAGCCTGTTGCGCATTCGGGCTCGGACAAAAGTGAGGGTACGACTTATGTATATAGGAAGGAAGTTTATCGTCCCTTATCGGCTCGCTTGTCCAAAGCGGATCCAAGCAATGGTCAAACGTTGTGGATTATGCTGACAGTACTGCCTGTGGCTGCTGAGGAATGCGTGGTGTTCATGATGGTATCCCGCAACTATGCCTATGAGGTAGATGATGCGAATTTCATTCATTTCCAGGATATTGTTTTCGATCAAGATGCCAAAGTTATTGAGACGCAGAAGCCGGAATTGCTTCCTCTTGATCTTCAGGTTGAGCTTAATCATAAAGTGGATCGTTTCTCCATTGCGTATCGACGTTGGTTGAGAGAACTTGGCGTTAAAGTAGGAACTATATGA
- a CDS encoding amidohydrolase family protein, whose product MAGKLIYNGTILTMNATNQIFKPGYVYMEHDMIMEVGEWQADGSLDHLIAKSSFTYNAAGKVVIPGIINGHTHLFQTFMRGVSDHSPLAQWLKEIIWPMSLAMEPEDFYLAALIGCIENLKSGATYMMDHHYIHTYPENDASVLRAMVDSGIRGHLARGGSDLAGEVRLRETEEQIFASTDRLLDEWDGAASGRIRIALGPLNLYGCSRGYLEKAAVFSRERNLISHVHVAETSEQIDTTLARYGLRNLELLNEVGLLGNQTQVVHGVWLDDRELALIRDRQASVIHCPVSNMYLASGVARVPEMLEMGINVALGTDGPGSNNCQDNLEVLKFTACLHKVNELDATLLPPMDVLRMATVNGAKAVGRSDDLGSLEPGKKADLVTVDMMKAHISPVHRASSALVYNANGNDVDLVVVGGQVVVEHGKSTWIDEQEILQRAQARVDHLRSKLAGQYPIFANTQ is encoded by the coding sequence ATGGCGGGCAAACTCATATATAACGGGACGATATTAACCATGAATGCCACCAATCAGATTTTCAAACCCGGTTACGTGTATATGGAACATGACATGATTATGGAAGTCGGGGAATGGCAGGCAGACGGAAGTCTGGATCATCTGATAGCGAAGTCCTCTTTCACCTACAATGCGGCTGGCAAAGTGGTTATTCCGGGTATCATCAATGGTCACACGCATTTGTTTCAAACGTTCATGAGAGGCGTCTCGGATCACTCTCCGCTGGCACAGTGGCTGAAAGAGATAATTTGGCCGATGAGCTTGGCAATGGAACCGGAGGATTTCTATTTAGCCGCCTTAATCGGATGCATTGAAAATTTAAAATCAGGCGCTACCTATATGATGGACCATCATTATATTCATACGTATCCAGAGAATGACGCAAGTGTCCTGCGGGCGATGGTCGATTCGGGTATTCGAGGGCATTTGGCGCGCGGAGGCTCTGATCTTGCCGGCGAAGTACGATTGCGCGAAACGGAAGAGCAAATTTTCGCCAGCACGGATCGCTTGTTGGATGAGTGGGATGGCGCAGCTTCCGGCCGGATCCGGATTGCCCTCGGACCGCTGAATTTATACGGATGTTCACGAGGGTATCTGGAGAAGGCGGCGGTTTTTAGCCGAGAGCGGAATTTGATTTCACACGTGCATGTTGCCGAGACAAGCGAACAGATTGACACGACGTTGGCCCGCTATGGGCTGCGTAATCTGGAGCTGCTCAATGAGGTTGGCTTGCTTGGCAACCAAACGCAAGTTGTACATGGAGTTTGGCTGGATGATCGCGAACTGGCCTTGATTCGTGACCGTCAAGCATCGGTTATTCATTGCCCGGTTTCAAATATGTACTTGGCCTCCGGTGTGGCAAGGGTGCCTGAAATGCTGGAAATGGGCATTAATGTGGCCTTGGGCACGGATGGCCCTGGCAGCAACAATTGCCAAGACAATCTGGAGGTGCTCAAGTTCACAGCCTGCTTGCACAAAGTCAATGAACTGGATGCTACGCTGCTGCCGCCGATGGATGTTCTGCGGATGGCGACAGTGAATGGCGCCAAGGCTGTAGGGCGGAGCGATGATTTGGGCAGTCTGGAGCCTGGCAAGAAAGCGGATCTCGTGACGGTTGATATGATGAAGGCGCACATTAGCCCTGTGCATCGTGCCTCTTCGGCTCTTGTTTATAATGCCAATGGCAATGATGTTGACTTGGTCGTCGTCGGCGGGCAAGTTGTCGTAGAACATGGGAAAAGCACTTGGATCGATGAGCAGGAGATTTTACAGCGAGCACAAGCAAGGGTAGATCATCTGCGCAGCAAGCTGGCAGGGCAGTATCCTATTTTCGCCAATACCCAATAA